From the genome of Rhizobium oryzihabitans:
CTGGTGCCAACGGGTTTCATCTTCGAGGTTCCTCAAGGCTATGAGGCGCAGATCCGTCCGCGCTCCGGCCTCGCCATCAAGAACGGTATTACCTGCCTCAACTCCCCCGGCACGGTGGACAGCGACTATCGCGGCGAGGTGAAGGTTATTCTCGCCAATCTGGGCAGGACGATTTCGTGATCGAACGCGGCATGCGCATCGCGCAGATGGTGATCGCTCCCGTAACGCAGGTTGTCGTCAGTGAAGTGACTGAAACCTCCGAGACTGCACGCGGTGCCGGCGGTTTTGGTTCGACAGGTCTATGAGACCACAGGCGCAGTAAGAATCGGCTCATCGCCACCCTCATTCCTGTGCTTGTCACAGGAATCTAGCCAGCCCAAGTCCTTGGGCTGAAACGAGTCTTACGCGCCGCGCAGACACGCGTCGGCTGGATTCCTGTGACAAGCACAGGAATGAGGGCTGATGGAGCTCAGGCAGATGAAATCTTGTCTCGTCCACCCTGCTTCAACCGATGCTCCCGCATGATGCGATTGTTTTCACCCGGCAATTTCGCTATTGATCTAGCGGATTTCCGGGAAAGACGATCATGACGCTGACGACCCTGCTTGCCTATGCCACCGCCCTCTTCATCGCCGCCGCCATTCCTGGTCCCGGCATGACGGCAATCGTGGCGCGGGCGCTGGGATCGGGCTTCCGGGAAACCTTCTTCATGGGCCTCGGGCTGGTGCTGGGCGACATGATCTACCTGACCGGCGTGATATTGGGCCTCGCCTTTGTGGCGCAGACCTTTCAGGAAGCCTTCATGATCCTGAAATTTGCTGGCGCGGCCTATCTGCTTTACATCGCCTGGAAGCTCTGGACCGCCGGCCTTTTGCCGCAGGACCTGAAGGCGAAAAAAAGCACCAGCATACCCATGTCGTTCCTGTCCGGCCTTTTGATCACGCTCGGCAATCCGAAAACCATGCTGTTCTACGTGGCGCTGGTGCCGACGTTGATCGACATTCGCATGATCGGCCCTTCGGAATATGCGACACTTCTGGCGCTTACTTTCCTCGTCCTGATGGCGGTTCTGCTGCCTTACATTCT
Proteins encoded in this window:
- a CDS encoding LysE family translocator; the protein is MTLTTLLAYATALFIAAAIPGPGMTAIVARALGSGFRETFFMGLGLVLGDMIYLTGVILGLAFVAQTFQEAFMILKFAGAAYLLYIAWKLWTAGLLPQDLKAKKSTSIPMSFLSGLLITLGNPKTMLFYVALVPTLIDIRMIGPSEYATLLALTFLVLMAVLLPYILLAAKARNLLKRPSALTILNRTAAGILAGTATMIAIRST